A genomic region of Methylobacterium durans contains the following coding sequences:
- a CDS encoding extracellular solute-binding protein, with amino-acid sequence MAFGIAPAAHATERTRLTIYTALEPEQHAPFKQAIEAAVPEVEISWVWHQTGVLTDRILAEREHMQADMVLGLAATSLIAFEKLGLLLPYEPVGADRLRKPFRDPTAPYTWTGMDAYLGVICLNSDLAQRQRILTPTRWQHLLRSEWKGRLVLPSPVMTGTGYLLVSNWIQNMGEDAAWAFMDALDQNVVAYLATGSGPCEEVANGRHLAGLSYDMRAALLKEGGAPIQILVPADGVGWELEAFAIVAGSHHIDLAKRVADWAASRAANELYAQTFAIVAHPEVSNPPSTYPPHIEARMAKNDLSWMAENRTRVLAEWTRRYGAKAQPN; translated from the coding sequence GTGGCCTTCGGGATCGCTCCAGCAGCCCACGCCACCGAGCGCACGCGACTGACGATCTACACCGCGCTGGAGCCTGAGCAGCACGCACCGTTTAAGCAGGCCATCGAAGCCGCGGTACCGGAGGTCGAAATTTCATGGGTCTGGCATCAGACCGGCGTGCTGACTGACCGGATCCTTGCCGAACGCGAGCATATGCAGGCCGACATGGTGCTCGGCCTTGCTGCCACCAGCCTCATCGCCTTCGAAAAGCTCGGACTGCTCCTACCCTACGAGCCAGTCGGTGCTGACCGACTTCGCAAGCCCTTCCGTGATCCGACAGCGCCCTACACGTGGACGGGCATGGATGCGTATCTCGGCGTGATTTGCCTGAACAGCGACCTTGCCCAGCGCCAGCGCATTCTCACGCCAACCAGATGGCAGCACCTTCTCCGCTCCGAATGGAAAGGCCGCCTCGTCCTACCCAGCCCCGTCATGACGGGGACGGGCTATCTCCTCGTCTCGAACTGGATCCAGAACATGGGCGAGGACGCAGCCTGGGCGTTCATGGACGCGCTCGATCAGAACGTCGTCGCGTATCTTGCTACGGGCTCAGGTCCCTGTGAGGAGGTTGCAAACGGTCGCCATCTGGCTGGCTTGAGCTACGACATGCGTGCCGCGCTGCTCAAAGAGGGCGGAGCGCCAATTCAGATCCTCGTGCCTGCAGATGGTGTCGGGTGGGAGTTGGAAGCCTTCGCCATCGTCGCGGGCTCACATCATATCGATCTTGCGAAACGCGTGGCGGACTGGGCAGCAAGTCGTGCGGCCAACGAACTTTATGCGCAGACCTTCGCGATCGTCGCCCACCCAGAGGTCTCCAATCCGCCATCGACATATCCGCCTCACATCGAGGCGCGCATGGCGAAGAATGATCTCTCATGGATGGCTGAGAACCGCACAAGGGTTCTTGCAGAGTGGACGCGGCGCTATGGTGCGAAGGCGCAGCCGAATTGA
- a CDS encoding helix-turn-helix domain-containing protein: MILDKRPISTGQCRAARALLDWSREDLAREGKVSRAAIADFETNKRQVRERTTDDLREALETAGIDFIPQNGGGPGVRHREPQGS, translated from the coding sequence ATGATTTTGGATAAAAGGCCAATTTCTACCGGACAGTGTCGCGCCGCGCGAGCCCTCCTCGATTGGAGCCGCGAAGACCTTGCTCGAGAAGGCAAGGTTTCGAGAGCGGCCATCGCGGATTTCGAAACGAATAAAAGGCAGGTTCGTGAGAGGACGACCGACGATCTGCGCGAGGCTCTGGAGACCGCTGGTATTGATTTCATACCGCAGAATGGAGGTGGTCCCGGCGTGCGCCACCGCGAGCCGCAGGGGTCATGA
- the istB gene encoding IS21-like element helper ATPase IstB, with protein sequence MTRAAVSCAVTTLDSIKRSLVGLRMPRALEVLDATIRRIEQGEIDGISALDEILTEELTLRENRRVKTALLVARLTTIKTLAGFDFAFQPSLDRERILALAELTFIDRAEVVHLLGPPGTGKSHLATALAVEAVKAGRSVVFSTLADLITSLAKAERDGSLRERIRYLCRAALLVVDEIGYLPVIPGGGNLFFQLVNARYERGAMILTSNRGFAEWGEVFGDPVVATALLDRLLHHAVVIQIEGASYRLRQHADLVPEHVRSKAVIIPPPAPKRRGRPPRKALSAHAAG encoded by the coding sequence ATGACCCGTGCCGCTGTCTCCTGTGCTGTCACGACCCTCGACAGCATCAAGCGCAGCCTTGTCGGCCTGCGCATGCCGCGCGCCCTGGAGGTCCTCGACGCCACGATCCGCCGCATCGAGCAGGGCGAGATCGACGGCATCAGCGCCCTCGACGAGATCCTGACTGAGGAACTCACGCTGCGCGAGAACCGCCGCGTGAAGACCGCCCTGCTCGTGGCGCGCCTGACCACGATCAAGACGCTGGCCGGCTTCGACTTCGCCTTCCAGCCCTCGCTCGACCGGGAGCGCATCCTGGCGCTGGCCGAGCTGACCTTCATCGACCGGGCCGAGGTGGTTCACCTGCTTGGACCACCCGGCACCGGCAAGAGCCATCTCGCCACCGCGCTCGCCGTTGAGGCGGTAAAGGCCGGACGCAGCGTGGTGTTCTCGACGCTGGCCGATCTGATCACCTCGCTGGCCAAGGCAGAGCGGGACGGCTCCCTGCGCGAACGCATCCGCTATCTCTGCCGCGCCGCGCTGCTGGTGGTGGACGAGATCGGATACCTTCCTGTCATCCCGGGTGGAGGCAACCTGTTCTTCCAGCTCGTCAATGCGCGCTATGAGCGGGGTGCGATGATCCTGACCTCGAACCGCGGCTTTGCCGAATGGGGCGAGGTGTTCGGCGATCCGGTCGTGGCCACGGCGCTGCTCGACCGCCTGCTGCACCATGCCGTAGTCATCCAGATTGAGGGAGCGAGCTATCGCCTGCGCCAGCACGCCGATCTTGTGCCCGAGCACGTGCGCTCCAAGGCCGTCATCATCCCGCCGCCCGCTCCCAAGCGCCGCGGCCGTCCACCCCGGAAGGCGCTATCCGCTCACGCAGCCGGCTGA
- the istA gene encoding IS21 family transposase: MVLLGELLMILDLHRQGLSVTAIARRTGRDPKTIRKYIERGLELPVYGPRQAGRPSKLAPYRDYLRERVAAFPDLSAVRLTRELRERGYTGAYTAVKRFAAAIRPPEAKPYEVRFETPAGQQAQVDFARFAVTFTDAPGTACIVWLFSLVLGHSRHIEARFVLHQDLQTLLRCHMQAFAAIGGVPIEILYDRMKTAVTGEEAAGHIVYNRSLLALAKHYGFLPRACRPYRAKTKGKVERPFSYIRQDFFLARSFRDLDDLNAQLRSWLDTVANVRLHGTTQRIVSEAFAAEKPELQPLPAVPFDALLKLERRVSHDGLVSIGGNYYSVPDRTRRVVEVHQLPDTIRILDGGRLVASHSILEGRRQYRVDPGHRQGAAARAMRHGHPDSQMIGRRGDHVARRSLAVYQAIGERLASGIGGRS; this comes from the coding sequence ATGGTCCTGCTGGGAGAGCTCCTCATGATCTTGGACCTGCACCGACAGGGCCTGTCGGTTACCGCCATAGCCCGTCGGACTGGGCGCGACCCGAAGACGATCCGCAAGTACATCGAGCGCGGCCTCGAACTGCCGGTCTACGGCCCGCGCCAAGCCGGACGTCCGAGCAAACTCGCGCCCTACCGCGATTATCTGCGCGAGCGCGTCGCCGCCTTCCCCGATCTCAGCGCCGTGCGCCTGACCCGCGAGCTGCGCGAGCGCGGCTATACGGGAGCCTACACCGCCGTGAAGCGGTTTGCCGCCGCGATCCGACCGCCCGAGGCCAAGCCGTACGAGGTCCGCTTCGAGACCCCGGCCGGCCAGCAGGCGCAGGTCGACTTCGCCCGCTTCGCGGTCACCTTCACGGACGCGCCGGGCACGGCCTGCATCGTCTGGCTGTTCTCGCTGGTGCTCGGCCATTCCCGGCACATCGAGGCGCGCTTTGTCCTGCACCAGGATCTGCAGACGCTGCTGCGCTGTCACATGCAGGCGTTCGCCGCCATCGGCGGCGTGCCGATCGAGATCCTCTACGACCGCATGAAGACGGCGGTCACCGGCGAGGAGGCGGCCGGCCACATCGTCTACAACCGATCCCTGCTGGCGCTGGCCAAGCACTACGGCTTCCTGCCCCGCGCCTGTCGCCCCTACAGGGCCAAAACGAAGGGTAAGGTCGAGCGGCCGTTCTCGTACATCCGCCAAGACTTCTTCCTGGCACGCTCCTTCCGCGACCTCGACGACCTGAACGCTCAGCTTCGGTCTTGGCTCGACACCGTCGCCAACGTCCGCCTGCACGGCACCACGCAGCGGATCGTCTCGGAAGCCTTCGCCGCCGAGAAACCCGAGTTGCAGCCGCTGCCGGCCGTGCCCTTCGACGCCCTGCTCAAGCTGGAACGGCGCGTCAGTCACGACGGCCTGGTCTCGATCGGCGGCAACTACTACAGCGTGCCGGACCGGACCCGGCGTGTCGTCGAAGTGCATCAGCTGCCCGACACGATCCGCATCCTCGACGGCGGCCGCCTCGTGGCGAGCCACTCGATCCTGGAAGGGCGTCGGCAGTACCGCGTCGATCCCGGCCATCGGCAGGGCGCGGCCGCCCGGGCCATGCGCCACGGCCATCCCGACAGCCAGATGATCGGCCGCCGCGGCGATCACGTCGCCCGGCGCTCGCTAGCCGTCTACCAAGCCATCGGCGAACGGCTCGCCAGCGGGATCGGAGGCCGGTCATGA
- a CDS encoding class I SAM-dependent methyltransferase, which translates to MFEWTNWIQRTEGNRDEQKFSALPVLRERRIIPKKSGIFLKTAWTPGADYVFIISGGCSVTIPAVSNVRVFHRRNIGFDFGAYEDVFKEFVDPDAYDYIFFVNCTVRGPFLPTYCEMNWTDVFKTKLTLDTKIVGATINILHAHSEFAALFRESYHFRPCGPVPHVQSMMFAVDRSCMAILKEADFFNRGLAITWVEAIIHYELLLSQVLIEKGYNIACLLPEYELDYRVVSEDINPTSWEGNAIDRGAYFGRSLHPYETVFFKNNRGTVEAREMESLTSTALTASEPRQSFLAQARIDSALAKYPSAWTGHKNFATWLVKKMRAQVVVDLGVDYGFSTFCFGAAGAAEVVGIDAFEGDEHAGRRDTYSTVLQIKNELKFDNVSIIRGRFNEISREWSRPIDILHIDGRHNYDDVRADYLDWIRHININGVVLLHDVCVSDFGVRRFFEEIDSPKLVLLNSFGLGVISRSSELIFSISELFSSLIEPGSLHLKADL; encoded by the coding sequence GTGTTCGAATGGACGAACTGGATTCAGAGAACCGAAGGAAATCGCGATGAACAGAAATTTAGTGCTCTACCAGTATTACGAGAAAGACGAATTATACCGAAAAAATCTGGAATTTTTTTGAAAACTGCGTGGACGCCAGGGGCTGACTATGTATTTATAATCTCGGGTGGTTGCTCCGTAACAATTCCAGCGGTAAGCAACGTTCGAGTCTTCCACCGACGCAATATCGGCTTCGACTTTGGGGCATACGAGGACGTTTTTAAAGAATTTGTCGATCCAGATGCATACGATTACATTTTCTTTGTAAATTGCACTGTCCGCGGTCCGTTTCTACCAACGTATTGCGAAATGAATTGGACCGATGTTTTCAAAACCAAATTAACACTTGATACTAAAATCGTTGGAGCCACCATAAACATTTTGCATGCCCACTCAGAATTTGCCGCCCTTTTTCGAGAAAGTTACCATTTCCGGCCATGCGGCCCTGTGCCTCATGTGCAGTCGATGATGTTTGCTGTTGATCGTTCATGTATGGCAATATTAAAAGAAGCGGATTTCTTTAATCGCGGGCTGGCGATTACATGGGTTGAGGCAATTATACACTATGAGCTTCTACTTTCTCAAGTGTTGATTGAAAAAGGATATAACATCGCATGTCTTTTGCCAGAATATGAGCTTGATTATCGTGTTGTCAGCGAGGATATAAATCCTACCTCATGGGAGGGGAACGCTATAGACAGGGGTGCATATTTCGGTCGGTCGCTTCATCCTTACGAGACTGTGTTCTTCAAAAATAATCGCGGTACAGTCGAGGCGCGGGAGATGGAAAGCTTGACGAGCACGGCTTTGACGGCATCAGAACCTCGCCAGTCATTCCTGGCTCAGGCGAGAATTGACAGTGCTTTAGCGAAATATCCCAGCGCCTGGACGGGGCATAAGAACTTCGCAACTTGGTTGGTGAAAAAGATGAGGGCCCAGGTTGTCGTTGATCTGGGCGTGGATTATGGGTTTTCAACATTTTGCTTCGGGGCCGCGGGTGCAGCAGAGGTTGTCGGGATCGATGCGTTTGAGGGGGACGAGCATGCAGGTAGACGAGACACTTATTCGACAGTCCTTCAAATAAAAAATGAATTGAAATTTGATAACGTTAGCATTATCAGGGGGCGCTTCAACGAAATTTCGAGAGAATGGTCACGACCGATCGATATTCTACATATAGACGGCCGTCATAATTACGATGACGTTAGGGCTGATTACCTAGATTGGATTAGGCATATTAATATTAATGGTGTTGTGCTGCTTCATGATGTTTGTGTAAGCGACTTTGGTGTTAGACGGTTTTTTGAAGAAATTGATTCTCCAAAATTAGTTCTCTTGAATTCGTTTGGCCTTGGTGTTATATCTCGCAGCAGTGAATTAATATTTAGCATCTCTGAATTATTTTCCTCGCTCATTGAGCCTGGATCTCTTCACTTGAAAGCCGATTTATGA
- the tnpA gene encoding IS66-like element accessory protein TnpA, whose amino-acid sequence MLDHMLEPRTVRRLELFTGVTGRRRWSDEAKDRILQEALRPGAVVSEVARRHGLSPQHLFTWRRLARQARRAAAPSPLFVPAVVEPIPQEPRMAVPPHEPACRSLPRHGIEVEIGGAVVRIGAGAQPDAITAVIRALKAGS is encoded by the coding sequence ATGCTCGACCATATGCTTGAGCCGCGAACCGTACGGCGACTGGAACTCTTCACCGGGGTCACGGGCCGGCGACGCTGGTCGGACGAGGCGAAGGACCGCATCCTGCAGGAGGCGTTGAGACCGGGAGCGGTGGTCTCCGAGGTGGCCCGCCGGCACGGTCTCTCGCCGCAACACCTGTTCACCTGGCGCCGCTTGGCCCGACAGGCGCGTCGGGCCGCTGCCCCTTCGCCTCTGTTCGTGCCGGCCGTGGTCGAACCGATCCCGCAGGAGCCGCGCATGGCGGTTCCACCCCACGAGCCAGCGTGTCGCTCGCTGCCGAGGCATGGCATCGAGGTGGAGATCGGCGGCGCAGTAGTGCGCATCGGCGCCGGCGCGCAGCCCGATGCGATCACAGCCGTGATCCGCGCGTTGAAGGCTGGCTCGTGA
- the tnpB gene encoding IS66 family insertion sequence element accessory protein TnpB (TnpB, as the term is used for proteins encoded by IS66 family insertion elements, is considered an accessory protein, since TnpC, encoded by a neighboring gene, is a DDE family transposase.) — protein MIGPTGAVRVMVATKPVDFRKGMDGLAGLVREAMDADPFSGAVYVFRSKRGDRVKLLFWDGTGVVLVAKRLEQGEFRWPKVQDGVMRLSAAQLSALLEGLDWKRVHEPRAVPVPLVAS, from the coding sequence GTGATCGGCCCGACCGGTGCGGTACGGGTGATGGTCGCCACAAAGCCGGTCGACTTCCGCAAGGGCATGGACGGGCTTGCTGGCTTGGTGCGGGAGGCGATGGATGCCGATCCGTTCTCGGGGGCCGTCTACGTGTTCCGCTCCAAACGCGGCGACCGCGTGAAGCTGCTCTTCTGGGATGGTACTGGCGTGGTGCTGGTGGCCAAGCGGCTGGAGCAGGGTGAGTTCCGCTGGCCGAAGGTGCAGGACGGCGTGATGCGGCTGAGCGCGGCGCAGCTCTCCGCTTTACTCGAAGGACTGGACTGGAAACGCGTGCACGAACCGCGGGCGGTGCCGGTTCCGCTCGTCGCAAGCTGA
- the tnpC gene encoding IS66 family transposase: MLLEARAESERLRQIIRELQRHRFGRRAESWPEDQLLLALEEAEQVEAADHAGGEETAPTVKAARIAKRRTNRGALPGHLPRIERLIDIASTTCPCCSGSLHWMGEDVSERLDIVPAQFRVLVIRRPKYACRACEEVVVQAPAPARLIEGGLPTDALVAQVLVSKYADHLPLYRQAQIYARQGISLDRSTLADWVGRAAFLLRPVHARLLEHLKASGKLFADETTAPVLDPGRGRTKTGQLWAYARDDRPWGGTDPPGVVYLYAPDRMAERPAAHLSGFEGVLQVDGYAGYKVLAERGPVQLAYCWAHVRRRFYELAQAGPAPIASEMLARIAGLYRIEAEIRGRSAEERRAARQERSRPVIEALEPWLREKLALVSQKSKLAEAIRYALGRWAGLSLFLENGRVEIDSNVVERAIRPLALTRKNALFAGSDGGGEHWAVIASLIETCKLNGVEPQAYLADVIIRIVQGHPQRRLDELLPWGYPSTPTLQAVA; this comes from the coding sequence ATGCTGCTGGAGGCACGCGCCGAGAGTGAGCGGCTGCGGCAGATCATTCGGGAGCTGCAGCGTCATCGCTTTGGACGCCGTGCCGAGAGCTGGCCCGAGGACCAGTTGCTGCTGGCGCTGGAGGAGGCCGAGCAGGTCGAGGCCGCCGATCACGCCGGCGGCGAGGAAACGGCGCCGACCGTGAAGGCGGCACGGATTGCCAAGCGGCGCACAAACCGAGGCGCACTGCCCGGCCACCTTCCGCGGATCGAGAGGCTCATCGACATCGCGAGCACAACTTGCCCGTGCTGCTCAGGCTCGCTGCACTGGATGGGCGAGGATGTGTCCGAGCGCCTCGACATCGTGCCAGCTCAGTTCCGGGTGCTGGTGATCCGCCGGCCGAAATATGCCTGCCGGGCCTGCGAGGAGGTCGTCGTGCAAGCCCCGGCACCGGCACGGCTGATCGAGGGCGGGCTGCCCACCGACGCCCTCGTTGCGCAGGTGCTGGTCTCGAAATACGCCGACCACCTACCGCTCTACCGTCAGGCACAGATCTATGCGCGTCAGGGGATCAGCCTCGACCGCTCCACCCTCGCGGACTGGGTCGGACGCGCCGCCTTCCTGCTGCGGCCGGTGCACGCGCGGCTGCTGGAGCATCTGAAAGCCTCGGGCAAGCTGTTTGCCGACGAGACCACCGCGCCGGTGCTCGACCCAGGGCGCGGGCGCACCAAGACAGGCCAGCTCTGGGCTTATGCTCGGGATGATCGACCCTGGGGCGGCACCGACCCGCCCGGTGTCGTCTACCTCTACGCGCCCGACCGCATGGCCGAGCGACCGGCGGCGCATCTGTCCGGGTTCGAAGGTGTGCTGCAGGTGGACGGCTACGCGGGCTACAAGGTTCTGGCCGAGCGCGGTCCGGTGCAACTGGCCTACTGCTGGGCTCATGTCCGCCGCCGCTTCTACGAGCTGGCACAAGCCGGCCCGGCGCCCATCGCGTCAGAGATGCTGGCCCGTATTGCGGGGCTGTATCGGATCGAGGCCGAGATCCGCGGCCGCTCGGCCGAGGAGCGGCGCGCAGCGCGCCAAGAGCGCAGCCGCCCTGTGATCGAGGCCTTGGAGCCTTGGCTGCGGGAAAAGCTCGCGCTGGTCAGCCAGAAGAGCAAACTCGCTGAAGCCATCCGCTACGCGCTCGGCCGCTGGGCCGGCCTGTCGCTCTTCCTTGAGAACGGCCGGGTCGAGATCGACTCGAACGTGGTGGAGCGGGCCATCCGTCCGTTGGCTCTGACACGGAAGAATGCGCTCTTCGCTGGATCCGACGGTGGCGGCGAGCACTGGGCGGTGATCGCCTCGCTGATCGAAACCTGCAAGCTCAACGGCGTCGAGCCGCAAGCCTACCTGGCCGACGTCATCATCCGCATCGTCCAAGGCCATCCGCAGCGGCGCCTCGACGAGCTTCTGCCCTGGGGCTACCCGAGCACACCCACCCTCCAAGCTGTGGCCTGA
- a CDS encoding DUF6429 family protein: MAVDEQRIDEAVLALLWLTLHDERRAWKGFDWTVLRRLHAKGLIADPVGRAKSVVLTDEGLRQSEALFRTLFTRPD, encoded by the coding sequence ATGGCGGTCGACGAGCAGCGCATTGACGAGGCGGTGCTCGCCCTTCTGTGGCTGACGCTCCACGACGAGCGTCGAGCTTGGAAGGGCTTCGACTGGACCGTGCTTAGACGTCTTCACGCCAAAGGGCTGATTGCGGATCCGGTCGGACGCGCCAAGTCGGTAGTGCTGACTGACGAGGGGCTGCGTCAATCCGAGGCGCTGTTCCGGACCCTGTTCACGCGGCCCGACTGA
- a CDS encoding helix-turn-helix domain-containing protein gives MTVALRREGCIVLSDGWFAGDFRIEVPLHTYGIDALTSIGDVTVKKPTPTEAVPLQSIVDEAGARVSGKVWRFIQDGLSEPTIRRAIEREAGLVVQEILLGEMERQRAQGLGQREQRNNALQVAADTITYRVPEAAKIQGIGKSKLHALISPKRLPARKVDGTLLIRRVDLEALVDSCQER, from the coding sequence GTGACGGTCGCTCTCCGGAGGGAGGGCTGTATCGTCCTGTCTGATGGCTGGTTCGCTGGCGATTTCCGGATCGAGGTGCCGTTGCACACGTATGGCATCGACGCCCTTACATCGATCGGAGACGTTACCGTGAAGAAGCCGACGCCTACAGAAGCCGTGCCATTGCAATCCATCGTGGATGAGGCCGGGGCACGCGTTTCCGGGAAGGTTTGGCGTTTCATTCAGGACGGCCTGTCTGAGCCTACGATCCGTCGAGCGATCGAGCGTGAAGCGGGCTTAGTCGTGCAGGAGATCTTGCTCGGCGAGATGGAGAGGCAGAGGGCGCAAGGGCTTGGTCAACGAGAGCAACGCAATAATGCGCTGCAGGTGGCCGCGGATACCATCACCTATCGCGTCCCGGAGGCCGCAAAGATCCAAGGCATCGGCAAGAGCAAGCTTCACGCTTTGATCTCACCGAAGAGGCTGCCAGCGCGAAAGGTTGATGGCACGCTGCTGATCCGGCGCGTCGATCTGGAGGCCCTCGTTGATAGCTGCCAGGAGCGGTAG
- a CDS encoding DUF1254 domain-containing protein, producing the protein MGTVVALLCGLASLAGAEDQSAEELARRTVERRAVEAVIWGMPAVNYDLMLQEMLTKTAGKVNQVIYWGRPLDWHNQTLTPNPDTLYFMAFFNTKDVGPIVIEVPPADGGSMNANIVNLWQEPLEDAGLLGIDKGNGIKLLMLPPDFSGQVPEGYSALRPGTHGSYGLFRSNLASHADADIAKSVAYGKRLRVYPLSQAADPPPTRFADVGDTVFDTTIRYDERFFEGLDRIVQAEPWFARDRAMIDPLRAIGIEKGKPFATSGDAKQALASGMREARAWLEAKYAAGLPPFFEGTHWTFPAPPELVRAAQADFAEPNHYPVDARGLTYSYGYIGIKRLGTGQFYLINIRDKAGKSYDGSETYRLTVPPNPPVGQYWSVTAYDRQTHALIRNVARASRASNSGGLQTNADGSVDLYFAPKAPAGQEANWIPTDPARQFELMFRLYAPTRALFERAWVLPDVEKIAAQR; encoded by the coding sequence GTGGGAACTGTTGTCGCGCTGCTCTGCGGGCTGGCATCGCTTGCGGGCGCAGAGGACCAGTCCGCGGAGGAACTCGCCCGCCGCACCGTCGAGCGCCGTGCGGTCGAGGCCGTGATCTGGGGCATGCCGGCCGTCAATTACGACCTCATGCTCCAAGAGATGCTGACCAAGACGGCCGGAAAGGTGAACCAGGTGATCTACTGGGGTCGGCCCCTCGACTGGCACAACCAGACCCTCACTCCCAACCCGGACACGCTCTACTTCATGGCGTTCTTCAACACGAAGGACGTCGGGCCCATCGTCATCGAAGTGCCGCCGGCAGACGGCGGATCCATGAACGCCAACATCGTCAACCTGTGGCAGGAGCCGCTTGAGGATGCCGGCCTCCTCGGGATCGACAAGGGCAACGGCATCAAGCTCCTGATGCTGCCGCCTGATTTCTCTGGCCAGGTCCCCGAGGGCTACTCCGCCCTCCGTCCGGGCACGCACGGCAGCTACGGCCTGTTCCGCTCGAACCTTGCCAGCCACGCCGACGCCGACATCGCCAAGTCGGTGGCCTACGGCAAGCGGCTCAGGGTCTATCCGCTCTCTCAGGCCGCCGATCCACCCCCAACCCGGTTCGCCGATGTCGGTGACACCGTGTTCGATACGACGATCCGGTACGACGAGCGCTTCTTCGAGGGGCTCGACCGGATCGTGCAAGCGGAGCCGTGGTTTGCCCGCGACCGGGCCATGATCGACCCATTGCGGGCGATCGGCATCGAGAAGGGCAAGCCCTTCGCCACGAGCGGCGATGCGAAACAGGCGCTCGCCTCCGGCATGCGCGAGGCGCGGGCGTGGCTCGAGGCGAAATATGCCGCCGGTCTGCCGCCCTTCTTTGAGGGCACGCACTGGACCTTTCCGGCGCCTCCCGAACTCGTCCGAGCCGCCCAAGCGGATTTCGCCGAACCCAACCACTATCCGGTCGATGCGCGCGGCCTCACATACAGCTACGGTTACATCGGCATCAAGCGGCTTGGCACGGGTCAGTTCTACCTGATCAACATCCGGGACAAGGCGGGAAAGAGCTATGACGGCAGCGAGACCTATCGCTTGACCGTGCCGCCAAACCCGCCCGTCGGGCAGTACTGGTCCGTCACCGCCTACGACCGGCAGACCCATGCCCTCATCAGGAACGTCGCCCGCGCCAGCCGAGCGTCGAACAGCGGCGGGTTGCAGACGAACGCCGACGGGTCCGTCGACCTGTATTTCGCACCCAAGGCACCCGCGGGTCAGGAAGCCAACTGGATCCCGACCGATCCGGCCCGCCAATTCGAGTTGATGTTCCGCCTCTACGCCCCAACCAGGGCGCTGTTCGAGAGGGCCTGGGTGCTGCCCGACGTCGAGAAGATCGCGGCTCAGCGGTAG